In Alkalidesulfovibrio alkalitolerans DSM 16529, one genomic interval encodes:
- a CDS encoding HDOD domain-containing protein gives MAQPISAPPIPSLSPHETRLVILCFDPSATARELVETLARDEQAVSLFLKAARGNAFGFGGAPATLPQAVVRTGFAFARKWAAVHALSRRMHEITGRPPGVNEYWRRALCRSVVADALEDYFAPCACGQAALLGFLLEAGGLLAPSEPSPEKRYALSARMLRAWGLPGHAIQVLEEAAKGPATPLSSPTRRFLHVADLFSDLCFGEREDIHAFLLTAQELLDADEALVEDLVIASLQTLRGVAEHILMDADARQGLNELLGKATRVFRDMLREAAPAPLPSRETLDVAVARDTLEAMAHELRNPLMAVGGFARKLVGALDATSPEHEYASIILEEGRRIEELFRGMEENP, from the coding sequence ATGGCGCAGCCCATCTCGGCCCCCCCTATACCCTCGCTCTCGCCCCATGAGACGCGACTGGTGATCTTGTGCTTCGACCCTTCGGCCACGGCCCGGGAGCTGGTCGAAACGCTGGCCAGGGACGAGCAGGCTGTTTCGCTTTTCCTCAAGGCCGCGCGCGGCAATGCCTTCGGCTTCGGCGGAGCACCGGCCACGCTGCCGCAGGCCGTGGTGCGCACCGGCTTCGCCTTCGCACGCAAATGGGCCGCCGTCCATGCGCTGAGCCGACGCATGCACGAGATCACGGGCAGGCCCCCCGGGGTCAACGAGTATTGGCGGCGAGCGTTGTGCCGCAGCGTCGTGGCCGACGCCCTGGAGGACTATTTCGCTCCCTGCGCCTGTGGTCAGGCTGCCTTGCTCGGATTTCTCCTGGAAGCAGGAGGGCTGCTTGCGCCAAGCGAGCCCTCTCCAGAGAAACGCTACGCCCTGAGCGCGCGAATGCTGCGCGCATGGGGGCTGCCCGGCCACGCGATCCAGGTGCTGGAGGAGGCGGCAAAAGGGCCTGCAACCCCTTTAAGCTCGCCCACCCGCCGTTTTCTGCACGTCGCAGATCTCTTCTCCGACCTGTGCTTCGGCGAACGCGAGGACATCCACGCCTTCCTGCTCACGGCCCAGGAACTGCTCGACGCCGACGAAGCCTTGGTGGAAGATCTGGTCATCGCCTCGTTGCAAACCTTGCGTGGCGTGGCCGAGCACATCCTTATGGACGCCGATGCGCGCCAGGGATTGAACGAACTCCTGGGCAAGGCCACGCGCGTCTTCCGCGACATGCTGCGCGAGGCCGCGCCCGCGCCGCTGCCCTCGCGCGAAACCCTTGACGTGGCGGTCGCGCGCGACACGCTTGAGGCCATGGCGCACGAGCTGCGCAACCCGCTGATGGCCGTGGGCGGCTTTGCCCGCAAACTCGTGGGGGCGCTCGACGCCACCTCGCCGGAACACGAATACGCGTCTATCATCTTGGAGGAAGGACGCCGCATCGAAGAGCTGTTCCGTGGCATGGAGGAGAATCCGTGA
- the rlmD gene encoding 23S rRNA (uracil(1939)-C(5))-methyltransferase RlmD — MGQRIECEAQSLADGGRGVARVEGMAVFLDHALPGQRVEAVIERLHRRHAEARVVNVLSRAPGQVEPFCPHFGVCGGCDFQDLEYGRQLAWKRTQVTQALERLGGIADAPVEETVPSPLTRGFRNKMEFAFFGARGALRLGLRPRGQGDEVVDILQCGLMAGDAGALLATAREAAASSGLPAYDPATGRGFWRFLVLRRNLAGQVVAIVITAANPKSEQAVRRLTDALGGVCETLGGVVWGIRTKRPQVALSESLRTIWGGSRFIENCAGLTWELSAESFFQTNTLAAEKLVEIVRREAALTGAETLYDCCCGAGLLGLSLAREAEEVVGFEVYGPAVADARANAKRLGLQNVRFVAGDLAKTLAGPGLPRPGAVLADPPRAGLDEAVVARLMALSPERIVAVSCNPATLARDVGRLSLAYRLARVTPVDLFPHSHHVESVALLLRK, encoded by the coding sequence GTGGGACAGCGCATCGAGTGCGAGGCGCAGTCCCTGGCCGACGGCGGCCGGGGCGTGGCCCGCGTCGAAGGCATGGCGGTCTTTTTGGATCACGCCCTGCCCGGACAACGGGTCGAGGCCGTCATCGAACGGCTGCACCGCCGTCACGCCGAGGCCCGCGTGGTGAACGTCCTTTCACGCGCGCCGGGTCAGGTCGAACCCTTCTGCCCCCATTTCGGCGTCTGCGGCGGCTGCGATTTCCAGGATCTGGAATACGGGCGCCAGCTCGCCTGGAAGCGGACCCAGGTGACCCAGGCCTTGGAACGGCTGGGCGGCATCGCCGACGCGCCAGTCGAAGAGACCGTCCCTTCACCGCTGACGCGGGGATTCCGCAACAAGATGGAGTTCGCCTTCTTCGGCGCACGCGGCGCGCTCCGGCTCGGGCTTCGGCCGCGCGGCCAGGGCGACGAAGTGGTGGACATCCTCCAATGCGGCCTGATGGCGGGCGACGCGGGCGCGCTGCTTGCAACCGCCCGCGAGGCGGCCGCCTCGTCCGGCCTGCCCGCCTACGATCCCGCAACGGGCCGGGGTTTTTGGCGCTTCCTGGTGCTGAGACGCAATCTTGCGGGGCAGGTGGTGGCTATCGTCATCACAGCGGCGAATCCCAAAAGCGAGCAGGCCGTGCGCCGCCTGACCGACGCCTTGGGCGGCGTCTGTGAGACGCTCGGCGGCGTGGTATGGGGCATTCGGACCAAGCGGCCGCAGGTTGCCCTTTCCGAAAGCCTGCGTACGATCTGGGGCGGATCACGTTTCATCGAGAACTGCGCCGGGCTCACCTGGGAGCTTTCCGCCGAATCCTTCTTCCAAACCAACACCCTGGCCGCGGAAAAGCTGGTTGAAATCGTGCGCCGCGAGGCCGCGCTCACCGGCGCGGAGACACTCTACGACTGTTGCTGCGGCGCGGGGCTCCTGGGCCTTTCCCTGGCGCGGGAGGCCGAGGAGGTGGTCGGCTTCGAGGTCTACGGCCCGGCCGTGGCCGACGCGAGGGCCAATGCAAAGCGCCTTGGCCTTCAAAATGTCCGCTTCGTGGCCGGAGATCTGGCCAAGACGCTGGCCGGTCCGGGGTTGCCCCGGCCCGGCGCGGTCCTGGCCGATCCGCCCCGCGCAGGTCTCGACGAGGCCGTGGTCGCGCGACTCATGGCCCTTTCGCCCGAGCGTATCGTAGCCGTGTCCTGCAATCCGGCCACCCTGGCCCGCGACGTCGGCCGCCTGTCCCTGGCCTACAGACTCGCCCGCGTCACACCTGTGGATCTCTTTCCTCACTCCCACCACGTGGAAAGCGTGGCGCTTTTGCTCCGAAAATAG
- a CDS encoding 30S ribosomal protein S1: MNVSAQNDHAKAKTPMDMDDVNFESALEDYLNADFGELDEGTIVPGEVVRIGKEFVLVDVNFKSEGQLPIAEFMDLEGNLNVKVGDRIDVFVVNKNESEGTIILSRERAKRMKLFDKLEDVMEGEKTITGRIVRRVKGGYTVDLEGIEAFLPGSHVDLRPVPDMDALVGQDFEFRVLKINRRRSNVIVSRRVLLEEQREGLRKELLSTLAEGQVVSGKVKNVTEYGVFVDLGGLDGLLHITDMSWKRIRHPKEMVQLGQELELKVLSFDRETNKVSLGLKQLVPDPWENIAAKFPEGQRFNGKVTNLVDYGAFVELEPGVEGLVHISEMSWTRKLRHPSQMVSAGEEVEVVILGVDPDKKRISLGMKQVKPNPWDIVAEKYPEGTILEGVIKNITEFGLFIGIEDGIDGLIHVSDISWTKKVRHPGEMYKVGDPVQAKVLTVDKENEKFTLGVKQLADDPWNHVPSKYPVGEVITGTVTNITDFGLFVEVEEGIEGLVHVSEISTKKVKDPAELFKEGVPIQAKVIHVSADERRLGLSIKQLKEEEERKRMKEFRTSESGFTLGDVMQQQMEAATNGDDGDKA, translated from the coding sequence ATGAACGTATCCGCACAAAACGACCACGCGAAGGCGAAAACCCCGATGGACATGGACGACGTCAATTTCGAATCAGCCCTCGAAGATTATCTCAACGCGGACTTCGGCGAGCTTGACGAGGGAACCATCGTCCCCGGCGAAGTCGTGCGCATCGGCAAGGAGTTCGTCCTCGTGGACGTCAACTTCAAGTCCGAGGGCCAGTTGCCCATCGCCGAATTCATGGACCTTGAAGGCAATCTGAACGTCAAGGTCGGTGATCGGATCGACGTCTTCGTGGTCAACAAGAACGAATCCGAAGGAACGATCATCCTCTCGCGCGAACGCGCCAAGCGGATGAAGCTTTTCGATAAGCTCGAAGACGTCATGGAAGGCGAGAAGACCATCACGGGCCGCATCGTGCGCCGCGTCAAGGGTGGCTACACGGTGGACCTGGAGGGTATCGAGGCCTTCTTGCCCGGCTCCCATGTGGACCTCCGCCCCGTGCCCGACATGGACGCCCTGGTGGGCCAGGACTTCGAGTTCCGCGTCCTGAAAATCAACCGCCGCCGCTCCAACGTCATCGTCTCCCGCCGCGTCCTGCTCGAAGAGCAGCGCGAGGGGCTGCGCAAGGAGCTGCTCTCCACCCTGGCCGAGGGCCAGGTGGTCTCCGGCAAGGTCAAGAACGTCACCGAGTACGGCGTGTTCGTGGACCTGGGCGGCCTGGACGGCCTGTTGCACATCACGGACATGTCCTGGAAGCGCATCCGTCATCCCAAGGAAATGGTCCAGCTCGGCCAGGAGCTCGAACTCAAGGTACTTTCCTTCGACCGCGAGACCAACAAGGTCTCCCTGGGCCTGAAGCAGCTCGTGCCTGATCCCTGGGAAAACATCGCGGCCAAGTTCCCCGAGGGTCAGCGTTTCAACGGCAAGGTCACCAATCTGGTGGACTACGGCGCGTTCGTGGAGCTTGAGCCCGGCGTCGAAGGCTTGGTGCACATCTCCGAGATGTCCTGGACCCGCAAGCTGCGCCATCCTTCCCAGATGGTCTCCGCGGGCGAGGAGGTCGAGGTCGTTATCCTGGGCGTGGACCCCGACAAGAAGCGCATCTCGCTCGGCATGAAACAGGTCAAGCCCAACCCCTGGGACATCGTGGCCGAGAAGTACCCCGAGGGTACCATCCTTGAGGGCGTCATCAAGAACATCACCGAGTTCGGCCTGTTCATCGGCATCGAAGACGGCATCGACGGCCTGATCCACGTCTCCGACATCTCCTGGACCAAAAAGGTCCGCCACCCCGGCGAGATGTACAAGGTGGGCGACCCGGTGCAGGCCAAGGTGCTGACCGTGGACAAGGAGAACGAGAAGTTCACCCTCGGCGTCAAGCAACTCGCCGACGACCCCTGGAACCACGTGCCCTCCAAGTACCCGGTCGGCGAGGTCATCACCGGCACCGTGACCAACATCACCGACTTCGGCCTCTTCGTCGAAGTCGAGGAGGGTATCGAGGGTCTGGTCCACGTCTCCGAGATCAGCACCAAGAAGGTCAAGGACCCCGCCGAGCTGTTCAAGGAAGGCGTGCCCATCCAGGCCAAGGTCATCCATGTCAGCGCCGACGAGCGTCGTCTGGGTCTGTCCATCAAGCAGCTCAAGGAAGAGGAGGAGCGCAAGCGGATGAAGGAATTCCGCACCTCCGAGTCCGGCTTCACCCTGGGCGACGTGATGCAGCAGCAGATGGAGGCCGCGACGAACGGCGATGACGGAGACAAAGCCTAG
- a CDS encoding response regulator transcription factor: protein MHRILVVDDDAIMRDMIRSYLEAEGHDVIEASNGRDALAKHRLSPADIAIVDIFMPTKDGIETILELRRMTPCPRILAISGGGEIGGLEYLSYAKVLGADGALAKPFGREDLLRAIASISFGDKPAPPL, encoded by the coding sequence ATGCACCGCATTCTGGTTGTCGATGACGACGCGATCATGCGCGACATGATCCGGAGCTACCTGGAAGCCGAAGGGCACGACGTGATCGAGGCGAGCAACGGCCGCGATGCCCTCGCCAAGCACCGACTGAGCCCCGCGGACATCGCCATCGTGGACATATTCATGCCCACCAAGGACGGCATTGAAACCATTCTCGAACTGCGCCGCATGACCCCGTGTCCGCGCATCCTGGCCATCTCCGGGGGCGGCGAAATCGGCGGTCTGGAATACCTCTCCTACGCCAAGGTGCTCGGCGCGGACGGCGCTCTGGCAAAGCCCTTCGGCCGCGAGGACCTGCTGCGGGCCATCGCGTCGATCTCGTTCGGCGACAAGCCCGCGCCGCCCCTGTAG
- the sppA gene encoding signal peptide peptidase SppA, whose amino-acid sequence MTETKPRQPFSQRHPFLFGFTLILAAMVLMLGTMAAFRVLVGGQDLFPPKERFALVRVEGLIADSREITDYIGRIRRDPTVKGVVVRINSPGGVVAPSQEIFRAVQELAKEKPVVASMASVAASGGYYVAAAAPVVVANPGTLTGSIGVILETANLKGLMEKLGVSHEQIVSGPFKGAGSPFSDLTEEQRDYLRALVENIHQQFVDDMAAARSMPREKMAALARGQAFTGLQARDNGLVDRLGGLDTAFELLKEQTGLTGEVPIIEGPPEKRVGLLRQLLSELMVEAMGRLVLR is encoded by the coding sequence ATGACGGAGACAAAGCCTAGACAACCCTTCAGCCAGAGGCACCCGTTCCTCTTCGGCTTCACGCTCATTCTGGCGGCCATGGTCCTCATGTTGGGGACCATGGCCGCCTTTCGCGTCCTGGTGGGCGGCCAGGACCTCTTCCCGCCCAAGGAGCGCTTCGCCCTGGTGCGGGTTGAAGGGCTGATCGCCGACTCCCGCGAAATCACCGACTACATCGGCCGCATCCGGCGCGACCCCACGGTCAAGGGCGTGGTCGTGCGCATCAATTCCCCCGGCGGAGTGGTTGCGCCAAGCCAGGAGATATTCCGCGCGGTCCAGGAATTGGCTAAAGAGAAGCCCGTAGTGGCCTCCATGGCGTCGGTCGCGGCCAGCGGCGGCTATTACGTGGCCGCCGCCGCGCCGGTCGTCGTGGCCAATCCGGGCACCCTCACGGGCAGCATCGGCGTCATCCTCGAAACAGCGAACCTTAAGGGTCTGATGGAAAAGCTCGGCGTGAGCCACGAGCAAATCGTCAGCGGTCCCTTCAAGGGAGCGGGCTCGCCTTTTTCCGACCTCACCGAGGAGCAGCGCGACTACCTGCGCGCCTTGGTGGAGAACATCCACCAGCAATTCGTGGACGACATGGCCGCGGCACGCTCCATGCCGCGCGAAAAAATGGCCGCGCTCGCGCGCGGGCAGGCCTTCACCGGCCTTCAGGCGCGCGATAACGGCCTCGTCGACCGCCTGGGCGGCCTGGACACGGCCTTCGAACTGCTCAAGGAGCAGACCGGCCTGACCGGCGAAGTGCCGATCATCGAGGGGCCGCCCGAAAAGCGCGTCGGCCTTTTGCGCCAACTTCTCTCCGAACTCATGGTCGAGGCCATGGGGCGGCTCGTCCTTCGCTGA
- a CDS encoding DegT/DnrJ/EryC1/StrS family aminotransferase has protein sequence MSIPFIDLKSQFARLEPEIRRRMDAVLAHGQYIMGPEIRELEEKLAAFAGTRFCLSCSSGTDALLLPLMALGVGPGDAVLTSAYSFYATAEVIALLGATPVFVDIDPATYNMDPAALERAVHALLQNDPALHPLPKGYESLTPRAVIPVDLFGLPADYAAIEAVASAHGLPIIEDAAQGFGGAVNGKRAGSFGLCAATSFFPAKPLGCYGDGGAIFTDDEALHEKLISLRVHGQGSDKYENVAVGLNARLDTLQAAILLPKLEIFPEELELRQVAAARYTERLSGLVETPVIPDGYFSAYAQYTVRTDRREQLMSGLSASGVPTMVYYRIPLHQQPVFAHLGYREGDMPHSEKASREVVSLPMHPWLTEADAETIGNAVRAVLW, from the coding sequence ATGAGCATTCCCTTCATCGACCTCAAATCCCAGTTCGCCCGCCTCGAACCAGAGATCCGCCGCCGCATGGACGCCGTGCTGGCCCATGGCCAGTACATCATGGGGCCGGAGATACGGGAATTGGAAGAGAAGCTGGCGGCATTCGCGGGCACGCGCTTTTGCCTCTCCTGCTCTTCGGGCACGGACGCCCTGTTGCTGCCGCTCATGGCCCTGGGCGTGGGCCCCGGCGACGCGGTCCTGACCTCGGCCTACTCCTTCTACGCCACGGCCGAGGTCATCGCCCTGCTCGGGGCCACCCCCGTGTTCGTGGACATCGACCCCGCGACCTACAACATGGACCCGGCCGCGCTTGAGCGGGCCGTCCACGCCCTCTTGCAAAACGACCCCGCTCTGCACCCGCTGCCCAAGGGCTACGAGTCCCTGACCCCACGCGCAGTCATTCCCGTGGACCTTTTCGGCCTGCCCGCCGACTACGCGGCCATCGAGGCCGTGGCCTCCGCCCACGGCCTGCCCATCATCGAGGACGCGGCCCAGGGCTTCGGTGGGGCCGTCAACGGCAAGCGCGCGGGCTCCTTCGGCCTGTGCGCGGCCACAAGCTTTTTCCCGGCCAAACCGCTTGGCTGTTACGGCGACGGCGGCGCGATCTTCACCGACGACGAGGCGCTGCACGAAAAGCTCATCTCGCTGCGCGTCCATGGCCAGGGTTCGGACAAGTACGAGAACGTGGCCGTGGGGCTCAATGCCAGGCTGGACACCCTGCAGGCAGCCATCCTGCTGCCCAAGCTCGAAATCTTCCCCGAGGAACTGGAGCTTCGCCAAGTCGCGGCCGCGCGCTACACCGAGCGCCTCTCCGGTCTCGTGGAGACGCCCGTGATTCCGGATGGCTACTTCAGCGCCTACGCGCAATACACCGTACGCACCGACCGCCGCGAGCAACTCATGAGCGGCCTTTCGGCCTCGGGCGTGCCGACCATGGTCTACTACCGCATTCCCCTACACCAGCAGCCGGTCTTCGCCCACCTGGGCTACCGGGAAGGCGACATGCCACACAGCGAAAAGGCCTCGCGCGAGGTGGTCAGCCTGCCCATGCATCCATGGCTCACGGAGGCCGACGCCGAGACCATCGGCAACGCGGTGCGCGCGGTTCTGTGGTAG